In Desulfofundulus kuznetsovii DSM 6115, the following are encoded in one genomic region:
- a CDS encoding DUF4007 family protein, protein MQAEILNTDGHIVQGRLGRHETFTPRYGWLKKGYDAVIQDGNVFKASDAIERLGVGKNMVSSIRFWCQAFKLIEPAHNGCMVPTELGRRLLDDNGWDPFLEDVASLWLLHWQLFVPRLEAVSWTLAFNKCNLWSFDIKQLTKVIFSAAQKYPSFKTISENSFERDASCIIRMYADVPLEKESEIECPFTQLGIIRKAEEKNSVCFDTTEKQSLPPLIFAAACFSYIDSYVSAKQRTISLHRLTYDFNSPGVVFKVPESAVGSYLYTAARELNGISLIETTGSLQLYFDGEPKALYWDALQKYYDGAVRR, encoded by the coding sequence ATGCAGGCTGAAATATTGAATACGGACGGCCATATAGTACAGGGTAGACTGGGAAGACATGAAACTTTCACTCCTAGATATGGGTGGTTGAAAAAAGGGTATGACGCCGTAATCCAGGATGGCAACGTTTTTAAAGCTTCTGATGCAATAGAGCGGCTTGGTGTAGGAAAGAACATGGTTAGTTCTATCCGGTTCTGGTGTCAAGCGTTCAAATTGATTGAGCCTGCTCACAATGGCTGCATGGTGCCGACCGAACTGGGGCGTAGACTTCTTGATGATAACGGTTGGGACCCTTTCCTGGAGGATGTGGCATCCTTATGGTTGCTGCACTGGCAGCTTTTTGTACCGCGTCTCGAGGCAGTTAGCTGGACGCTGGCCTTTAATAAATGCAACCTCTGGAGTTTTGACATCAAACAACTCACCAAAGTGATATTCAGTGCCGCTCAGAAATATCCGAGCTTTAAAACAATATCCGAAAATTCTTTTGAAAGGGATGCTTCTTGCATCATCCGGATGTACGCCGACGTGCCGTTAGAAAAAGAATCTGAGATTGAATGCCCATTCACACAGCTTGGGATTATTCGCAAAGCAGAAGAGAAGAATTCAGTTTGCTTTGATACCACGGAAAAGCAAAGCCTTCCGCCCCTGATATTTGCCGCTGCGTGTTTCTCTTACATAGATTCTTATGTATCGGCAAAACAAAGGACCATATCCCTTCACCGGTTGACCTACGATTTCAACTCTCCGGGTGTAGTCTTCAAAGTACCGGAAAGTGCGGTGGGATCCTATCTATATACAGCAGCAAGGGAATTGAATGGTATTTCCTTGATCGAGACTACGGGTAGCCTGCAACTCTATTTCGATGGTGAACCTAAAGCGCTATATTGGGATGCGCTACAGAAATATTATGATGGAGCTGTAAGAAGATGA
- a CDS encoding phosphoadenosine phosphosulfate reductase family protein produces the protein MTTNPNLNKDRKERHILALSGGKDSAALAVYMRDKYPDLDIEYVFTDSGCELPETYEYLDRIRAVLNIDITVIKPEKSWENYWALTKVKKTKYGTFTYLPSPKNRWCTEVLKLIPYNEWLMNNYSNYTVHSYVGLRADEKRDRKGFNLSRSNVISHYPFVEDGLVYEDIKNLLINSGLGFPGYYEWRKRSGCYFCFYQTKREWLGLYEHHPDLFMKAKNYETVIPEKGIKYTWCDDMSLEELLKKKDEIMAQEFIEDSSGKTISKLCDVLANIC, from the coding sequence ATGACCACTAACCCCAACCTTAACAAAGACAGAAAAGAACGTCACATCCTCGCCCTCTCAGGAGGCAAGGACAGCGCGGCACTGGCTGTTTACATGCGCGATAAATATCCTGACCTGGATATAGAGTACGTTTTTACAGACAGCGGATGTGAGCTACCAGAGACGTACGAGTATTTGGATAGAATAAGGGCTGTTCTTAATATTGATATAACTGTTATTAAACCAGAAAAGAGCTGGGAAAATTACTGGGCATTGACCAAAGTTAAAAAGACAAAATATGGAACCTTTACATACTTGCCATCCCCAAAAAATAGATGGTGTACTGAAGTATTAAAACTTATACCGTATAATGAGTGGTTAATGAACAATTATTCTAATTATACGGTACATAGTTATGTTGGTTTACGTGCTGATGAAAAGCGGGATCGCAAAGGGTTTAATTTAAGTAGATCTAATGTGATATCACATTACCCATTTGTCGAAGATGGTCTAGTTTATGAGGATATCAAAAATTTACTAATAAACTCCGGGTTGGGATTCCCCGGTTATTATGAATGGCGTAAACGTTCTGGCTGTTATTTCTGTTTTTATCAAACAAAACGTGAATGGTTAGGGTTATATGAGCATCATCCAGATCTTTTTATGAAAGCGAAAAACTATGAAACTGTCATTCCCGAAAAAGGCATCAAATATACATGGTGTGATGATATGAGTTTGGAAGAACTCCTTAAAAAGAAAGATGAAATTATGGCACAGGAGTTCATTGAAGATAGTTCTGGCAAGACTATTTCAAAATTGTGCGATGTGCTAGCTAATATCTGTTGA